A window from Drosophila subobscura isolate 14011-0131.10 chromosome O, UCBerk_Dsub_1.0, whole genome shotgun sequence encodes these proteins:
- the LOC117899353 gene encoding acyl-CoA Delta(11) desaturase-like isoform X1 gives MPPNAHAGAQSITDSLIAAANAAADSDQNPTKLQQDSTGVLFECDVETTDGGLVKDILPMKKADKRKMKLVWRNIIAFGYLHLAALYGAYLMITSAKWETIGLAYILYAVSGLGITAGAHRLWAHRSYKAKWPLRVILATFNTIAFQDAAYHWARDHRVHHKYSETDADPHNATRGFFFSHIGWLLCKKHPEVKAKGKGVDLSDLRKDPVLMFQKKYYMILMPLACFILPTIIPMYFWNETFVNAWFVATMFRWCFILNVTWLVNSAAHKFGGRPYDKVISPSQNISVAILAFGEGWHNYHHVFPWDYKTAELGKYSLNFTTAFIDFFAKIGWAYDLKTVSAEIIKKRVKRTGDGTHATWGWGDRDQPTDEIEEALIINKKSD, from the exons ATGCCGCCCAACGCCCATGCCGGTGCCCAGTCCATCACGGACTCGCTGATCGCCGCAGCTAATGCAGCCGCTGATTCCGATCAGAACCCCaccaagctgcagcaggactCCACTGGTGTGCTCTTCGAGTGCGATGTGGAGACCACCGATGGCGGCCTGGTCAAGGACATTCTGCCGATGAAGAAGGCGGACAAGCGCAAAATGAAGCTCGTCTGGCGCAACATCATTGCCTTTGGATACTTGCATTTGGCTGCACTCTACGGCGCTTATCTGATGATTACCTCCGCGAAGTGGGAGACAATCGGCTTAG CTTACATCTTATATGCCGTCTCCGGATTGGGAATCACTGCTGGCGCTCATCGTCTCTGGGCCCATCGTTCATACAAGGCAAAGTGGCCGCTGCGTGTGATCCTGGCTACCTTCAACACCATTGCCTTCCAGGATGCCGCCTATCACTGGGCGCGCGATCATCGTGTCCATCACAAGTACTCGGAGACAGATGCCGATCCCCACAATGCCACCCGTGGCTTCTTTTTCTCGCACATTGGCTGGTTGCTGTGCAAGAAGCATCCCGAGGTTAAGGCCAAGGGTAAGGGTGTTGATCTATCTGATCTGCGCAAGGACCCCGTTCTGATGTTCCAGAAGAA ATACTACATGATTCTGATGCCTCTGGCCTGCTTTATTCTGCCAACGATCATTCCCATGTACTTCTGGAATGAGACGTTTGTGAATGCGTGGTTCGTGGCCACCATGTTCCGTTGGTGCTTCATCCTGAATGTGACCTGGCTGGTGAACAGTGCCGCCCACAAGTTCGGTGGTCGCCCCTATGACAA AGTTATCAGCCCCTCCCAGAACATCTCCGTCGCAATTCTGGCCTTCGGTGAGGGTTGGCATAACTATCATCATGTGTTCCCCTGGGACTACAAGACGGCCGAGCTTGGCAAATACTCTCTAAACTTCACCACCGCCTTCATTGACTTCTTCGCCAAGATTGGCTGGGCCTACGACCTAAAGACCGTGTCCGCAGAGATCATCAAGAAGCGTGTGAAGCGCACTGGTGACGGCACCCATGCCACTTGGGGCTGGGGCGACCGCGATCAGCCCACGGATGAGATCGAAGAAGCGCTGATTATTAACAAGAAAAGCGATTAA
- the LOC117899353 gene encoding acyl-CoA Delta(11) desaturase-like isoform X2, with protein MPPNAHAGAQSITDSLIAAANAAADSDQNPTKLQQDSTGVLFECDVETTDGGLVKDILPMKKADKRKMKLVWRNIIAFGYLHLAALYGAYLMITSAKWETIGLAYILYAVSGLGITAGAHRLWAHRSYKAKWPLRVILATFNTIAFQDAAYHWARDHRVHHKYSETDADPHNATRGFFFSHIGWLLCKKHPEVKAKGKGVDLSDLRKDPVLMFQKKYYMILMPLACFILPTIIPMYFWNETFVNAWFVATMFRWCFILNVTWLVNSAAHKFGGRPYDK; from the exons ATGCCGCCCAACGCCCATGCCGGTGCCCAGTCCATCACGGACTCGCTGATCGCCGCAGCTAATGCAGCCGCTGATTCCGATCAGAACCCCaccaagctgcagcaggactCCACTGGTGTGCTCTTCGAGTGCGATGTGGAGACCACCGATGGCGGCCTGGTCAAGGACATTCTGCCGATGAAGAAGGCGGACAAGCGCAAAATGAAGCTCGTCTGGCGCAACATCATTGCCTTTGGATACTTGCATTTGGCTGCACTCTACGGCGCTTATCTGATGATTACCTCCGCGAAGTGGGAGACAATCGGCTTAG CTTACATCTTATATGCCGTCTCCGGATTGGGAATCACTGCTGGCGCTCATCGTCTCTGGGCCCATCGTTCATACAAGGCAAAGTGGCCGCTGCGTGTGATCCTGGCTACCTTCAACACCATTGCCTTCCAGGATGCCGCCTATCACTGGGCGCGCGATCATCGTGTCCATCACAAGTACTCGGAGACAGATGCCGATCCCCACAATGCCACCCGTGGCTTCTTTTTCTCGCACATTGGCTGGTTGCTGTGCAAGAAGCATCCCGAGGTTAAGGCCAAGGGTAAGGGTGTTGATCTATCTGATCTGCGCAAGGACCCCGTTCTGATGTTCCAGAAGAA ATACTACATGATTCTGATGCCTCTGGCCTGCTTTATTCTGCCAACGATCATTCCCATGTACTTCTGGAATGAGACGTTTGTGAATGCGTGGTTCGTGGCCACCATGTTCCGTTGGTGCTTCATCCTGAATGTGACCTGGCTGGTGAACAGTGCCGCCCACAAGTTCGGTGGTCGCCCCTATGACAAGTAA